The following proteins are co-located in the Bathymodiolus thermophilus thioautotrophic gill symbiont genome:
- a CDS encoding phosphate-starvation-inducible protein PsiE — protein MPNTTIKNKIDQLGNFMIEIFHIIGLFVIGATIVWSAIHEYFLIMQHESGFASLKDILLLFIYLELGAMTGIYFKTHKMPVVFLIFIAITAITRFLVIDMKSLVTHDKFNLLVMVIAILILSMAAGVLKFTEKKYRSDSDY, from the coding sequence ATGCCAAACACAACCATTAAAAATAAAATTGACCAATTGGGTAATTTTATGATTGAAATTTTTCATATTATCGGACTGTTTGTGATTGGTGCTACAATTGTTTGGTCAGCGATTCATGAGTATTTTTTGATTATGCAGCATGAATCAGGTTTTGCTTCACTTAAAGATATTTTATTGCTGTTTATTTATTTGGAACTGGGGGCAATGACGGGTATTTATTTCAAAACTCATAAAATGCCTGTTGTTTTCTTAATCTTTATTGCCATTACTGCTATCACTCGTTTTTTGGTGATTGATATGAAATCTTTGGTAACGCATGATAAGTTTAATTTATTGGTTATGGTTATTGCAATTCTGATATTGTCAATGGCAGCAGGTGTGTTGAAGTTTACTGAGAAAAAATACCGGTCCGACAGTGACTATTGA
- a CDS encoding lipoprotein-releasing ABC transporter permease subunit has protein sequence MNIEFKISNQYLRSNRKKGLVSFISGVSIVGLILGMITLITVLSVMNGFHKELRDRVLGAISHSYISAYNGKIENWQTLQTKINQHPNVISTSPYIKKYALINTPFGSQGILVRGVKPELEKKTSVLLDNIKFGTAKLSKSNILIGTGLAAELGVVLGDKVTLLTPQLSANILGMQPRFKRFVVTGIFDAGVSEYDNNLAFISLRQAQLLYTMKSKVSGIRLKVDDLFNAKKITEEVLDGLNSEQYYGVDWMQQKANFIKALNLEKQMIGIVLFLIIAVAAFNVVSMMVMVVADKKADIAILRTIGMTPRRIVKLFFYQGITIGIIGIVIGTILGVILAFNIEPVIGTIESILGFQFFPQDVFYINRFPSEVHLNDVITVAVSAFVLVVIASIYPAKRAGKLQISEVLNHE, from the coding sequence ATGAACATTGAATTTAAAATTTCCAACCAATATTTACGATCTAACCGAAAAAAAGGGTTAGTTTCTTTCATTTCTGGCGTCTCTATTGTTGGGTTAATATTAGGTATGATAACGCTGATTACTGTTTTATCAGTGATGAATGGCTTTCACAAAGAGCTGCGTGATAGAGTATTAGGCGCTATTTCACACTCCTACATTTCAGCATATAATGGCAAAATCGAAAATTGGCAAACACTACAAACAAAGATTAACCAGCATCCAAATGTTATTAGCACCTCACCTTATATAAAAAAATATGCACTCATCAACACACCCTTTGGCTCACAAGGTATTCTTGTTAGGGGTGTCAAACCAGAATTAGAAAAAAAGACCTCAGTGTTACTCGACAACATTAAATTTGGCACTGCAAAATTAAGCAAATCTAATATTTTAATTGGCACAGGATTAGCAGCAGAACTGGGGGTGGTTTTAGGGGATAAAGTAACTTTATTAACACCACAATTATCTGCCAATATTCTCGGTATGCAGCCTAGATTTAAACGCTTTGTAGTAACGGGTATTTTTGATGCAGGCGTTAGTGAATATGACAACAATTTGGCTTTTATTAGCCTTAGGCAAGCGCAATTACTATATACCATGAAGTCCAAAGTCTCAGGCATTCGGTTAAAAGTGGACGATTTATTTAATGCCAAAAAAATCACCGAAGAAGTGCTTGATGGATTAAATTCTGAACAATACTACGGCGTTGACTGGATGCAGCAAAAGGCAAATTTCATTAAAGCCTTAAATCTTGAAAAGCAGATGATTGGCATTGTGTTGTTTTTGATTATTGCCGTTGCTGCATTCAATGTGGTTTCCATGATGGTTATGGTGGTTGCTGATAAAAAAGCCGATATTGCCATCCTCAGAACCATTGGCATGACCCCAAGACGCATTGTTAAACTGTTCTTTTATCAAGGCATCACCATTGGCATTATTGGTATTGTCATTGGCACAATATTAGGGGTAATACTAGCGTTTAATATAGAACCCGTCATTGGTACGATTGAATCCATATTGGGATTTCAATTCTTTCCTCAAGATGTGTTTTATATTAATCGTTTTCCTTCTGAAGTGCACTTAAATGATGTAATCACAGTGGCAGTTAGCGCCTTTGTTTTGGTGGTCATTGCTTCTATTTACCCTGCAAAACGCGCAGGAAAACTGCAAATCTCAGAGGTGCTTAATCATGAATAA
- a CDS encoding ABC transporter ATP-binding protein: MNKIIECQALNYSYQNNKVQTPVLSALNLVVHQSESLAIIGESGCGKSTLLNLLGGMSRPSTGKVMVNGFDLSQLNEEKVTLLRAQHLGFVYQFHHLLKDFSALDNVAMPLLIRGDDMQTAIKKSSKILADIGLQDRLNHKPAELSGGQRQRVAIARALINKPSCLLADEPTGNLDAKSAKEVLGLMMELNQQQKSALILVTHDMSIAKQMDRFLTLKNGTLI; encoded by the coding sequence ATGAATAAAATCATTGAATGTCAAGCGTTAAATTACAGTTACCAGAATAACAAAGTTCAAACGCCCGTATTAAGTGCCTTAAACTTAGTCGTTCATCAATCAGAATCCCTTGCCATCATTGGAGAGTCGGGTTGTGGCAAATCCACCTTACTTAATTTATTGGGCGGTATGAGCCGACCTAGCACTGGAAAGGTAATGGTCAACGGGTTTGATTTGTCGCAACTGAATGAAGAAAAAGTTACTCTTCTGCGTGCGCAACACTTAGGGTTTGTGTATCAATTCCATCATTTATTAAAAGATTTTAGTGCCTTAGACAATGTGGCAATGCCACTGCTAATTCGTGGCGATGATATGCAAACAGCGATTAAAAAATCCAGTAAAATATTAGCAGATATTGGCTTACAAGATAGACTCAATCACAAACCTGCAGAATTATCTGGCGGTCAACGACAACGGGTTGCTATTGCACGCGCTTTAATTAACAAACCAAGTTGCCTGTTAGCCGACGAACCTACAGGTAATTTAGATGCCAAAAGTGCAAAAGAAGTTTTAGGTCTAATGATGGAACTTAATCAACAACAAAAGTCAGCTTTGATTTTAGTTACCCACGATATGTCCATTGCCAAGCAAATGGACAGATTTTTAACTCTAAAAAATGGAACCCTAATATGA
- the panD gene encoding aspartate 1-decarboxylase: MQRIFLKSKLHRVTTTASEVDYEGSCEIDGILLDAAGIGTFEQIQIYNINNGNRFTTYAIRGKDNSGVISVNGAAAHKAKVGDLLIIASYASYNEDDIKNYTPTLCYVDADNVLTKVGNQITL, encoded by the coding sequence TTGCAAAGAATATTTTTAAAATCTAAACTCCATCGGGTAACTACCACCGCCAGTGAGGTGGATTATGAAGGTTCGTGTGAAATTGATGGAATTTTATTAGATGCAGCAGGCATTGGCACTTTTGAACAAATCCAAATTTACAATATTAACAATGGCAATCGTTTCACCACCTATGCCATTCGTGGCAAAGACAATTCAGGTGTGATTTCTGTGAATGGCGCAGCAGCGCATAAGGCAAAGGTAGGTGATTTGTTGATTATTGCCTCTTATGCCAGTTATAACGAAGATGACATTAAAAATTACACCCCAACCTTGTGTTATGTTGATGCAGACAATGTGTTAACCAAGGTTGGTAATCAAATAACGCTGTAA
- a CDS encoding sodium ion-translocating decarboxylase subunit beta, translated as MEQLNTLWANTGLQQMVWGQGLMLLVGMLLLYLAIVKKFEPLLLLPIGFGAILANIPGAGIAEGSGILHVFYVVGIESGAFPLIIFMGVGALTDFGPLLANPKTLLLGAAAQFGIFATLLGAIGLTAIGVFDFSLNDAAAIGIIGGADGPTSIYVASKLAPDLLGAIAVASYSYMALVPLIQPPIMRALTTKKERQIKMVQLREVSSAEKIIFPIMLLMLVALLLPDAAPLLGMFAFGNLMKESGVVDRLSDTTQNALINIVTIFLGLAVGSKLMADKFLQPETLGILVLGMVAFAIGTACGLLMAKLMNAFSKNKINPLIGSAGVSAVPMAARVSNKVGLETDPHNFLLMHAMGPNVAGVIGSAIAAGIMIQFLS; from the coding sequence ATGGAACAATTAAACACACTTTGGGCAAACACAGGATTACAGCAAATGGTTTGGGGTCAGGGGCTGATGTTGCTTGTAGGTATGCTACTTTTATATTTGGCCATTGTTAAAAAATTTGAGCCATTGTTGTTATTGCCGATTGGTTTTGGTGCGATTTTGGCCAATATCCCTGGTGCAGGTATCGCTGAAGGCAGTGGCATTCTGCATGTATTTTATGTGGTAGGTATTGAGTCTGGCGCTTTCCCGTTGATTATTTTTATGGGTGTGGGTGCATTAACTGATTTTGGCCCTTTACTTGCTAATCCAAAGACTTTATTGCTCGGTGCGGCGGCACAGTTTGGTATTTTTGCCACTTTATTGGGCGCAATAGGATTGACTGCCATTGGTGTGTTTGATTTTAGTCTGAATGATGCTGCTGCGATTGGCATTATTGGTGGCGCTGATGGTCCCACCAGTATTTATGTTGCCTCAAAATTGGCACCTGATTTATTGGGTGCAATTGCGGTGGCTTCTTATTCTTATATGGCTTTAGTGCCACTGATTCAGCCGCCTATTATGCGTGCTTTGACCACTAAAAAAGAGCGTCAAATTAAAATGGTGCAATTGCGTGAAGTATCGTCAGCGGAGAAGATTATTTTCCCCATTATGTTGCTGATGTTAGTGGCATTACTCTTGCCAGATGCGGCACCCCTATTGGGTATGTTTGCTTTTGGTAACTTAATGAAAGAATCGGGTGTGGTTGATAGATTGAGCGATACCACGCAAAATGCATTGATTAATATTGTTACTATTTTCTTGGGCTTGGCAGTTGGGTCGAAGTTGATGGCAGATAAGTTTTTACAACCTGAAACGCTGGGTATTTTGGTACTTGGTATGGTGGCATTTGCCATTGGTACAGCGTGCGGATTGTTAATGGCAAAATTGATGAATGCTTTTAGTAAAAATAAAATTAACCCTTTGATTGGTTCGGCTGGTGTTTCTGCTGTACCGATGGCAGCACGCGTTTCCAATAAAGTAGGCTTAGAGACTGATCCACATAACTTTTTGTTAATGCATGCAATGGGGCCAAATGTTGCGGGTGTGATTGGTTCGGCGATTGCTGCTGGTATTATGATTCAGTTTTTGAGTTAA
- the oadA gene encoding sodium-extruding oxaloacetate decarboxylase subunit alpha: MLDFLKNVVQKPDNQKNTKKVEITELVFRDAHQSLFATRMRIDDMLPIADKLDKIGYWSMESWGGATFDSCIRYLGEDPWDRIREIKAVMPNTPQQMLLRGQNLLGYRHYSDDVVRKFIDRCAENGVSVFRIFDAMNDMRNLKTAVDQTVKLGQHAQGTISYTVSPVHTMQTWVDMAKAIEDMGAHSLCIKDMAGLLHPYDAYDLVKKLKATVDIPIQLHAHATTGLSTASIVKAVEAGIDRVDTAIGSMSMTYGHSATNSVVAILENSPRKTGLDLEKLEEIDAYFRPIRAKYAQFEGSLKGVDSRILLSQVPGGMLTNMESQLREQNAIDKMDEVMAEIPRVRKDLGYIPLVTPTSQIVGTQSVLNVLTGERYKTITKESAGILKGEYGATPAPVDQALQIKVLDGGEPITCRPADNIAPEMNILEQEFDKIVAEKGLTVADDKIDDLLTYALFPQVGINFIKNRNNAEFFESVPEAGNSVNNSTEEGSYTVSFKGTSYKVDVSAGGNITSMKSASDATVSATTPAKKEMIEKLPAAGTEDIGAPLSGNIWKVMVLPHQKINEGDVLVILEAMKMETEIKAARGGVVASVSVKEGDAVTVGQTLLSMV, encoded by the coding sequence ATGCTAGACTTTCTAAAGAATGTTGTTCAAAAACCTGATAACCAGAAAAATACCAAAAAAGTAGAAATTACCGAACTTGTTTTTCGGGATGCGCACCAATCTCTATTTGCAACGAGAATGCGTATTGATGATATGCTGCCAATTGCTGATAAACTTGATAAGATTGGTTATTGGTCAATGGAATCTTGGGGCGGGGCAACTTTTGACTCTTGCATTCGCTATCTTGGCGAAGACCCTTGGGATAGAATTCGTGAAATCAAAGCAGTAATGCCTAACACGCCTCAGCAAATGTTGCTCAGAGGGCAGAATTTATTAGGTTATCGTCATTATAGTGATGATGTGGTGCGAAAATTTATTGACCGTTGTGCTGAAAATGGCGTGAGTGTGTTCCGTATTTTTGATGCCATGAATGATATGCGCAATCTTAAAACGGCAGTTGACCAAACAGTGAAGTTGGGACAGCATGCGCAAGGCACAATTTCTTATACAGTGAGTCCGGTGCATACCATGCAAACTTGGGTTGATATGGCAAAAGCCATTGAAGATATGGGTGCGCATTCTTTATGTATTAAAGATATGGCGGGTTTATTACACCCTTATGATGCTTATGATTTGGTCAAAAAACTTAAAGCAACCGTTGACATTCCTATTCAATTACACGCACATGCGACCACGGGATTATCAACGGCTTCAATTGTTAAAGCGGTTGAAGCAGGTATTGATCGTGTAGATACAGCAATTGGCTCTATGAGTATGACTTATGGGCATTCAGCAACTAATTCAGTGGTGGCTATTTTAGAAAATAGTCCAAGAAAAACAGGGCTAGATTTAGAGAAGTTAGAAGAAATTGATGCTTATTTTAGACCTATTCGTGCTAAATACGCACAGTTTGAAGGTTCACTTAAGGGTGTGGATTCAAGGATTTTATTGTCGCAAGTGCCGGGTGGTATGTTGACCAATATGGAAAGCCAATTGCGTGAGCAAAATGCCATTGACAAGATGGATGAGGTCATGGCAGAGATTCCACGAGTGCGCAAAGATTTGGGTTACATTCCATTGGTAACACCAACCTCACAAATTGTTGGCACGCAATCAGTTTTAAATGTCTTAACAGGCGAACGCTACAAGACCATTACCAAAGAATCCGCAGGCATTTTAAAAGGTGAATATGGTGCAACACCTGCACCTGTTGATCAAGCTTTGCAAATCAAAGTTTTGGACGGTGGCGAGCCTATTACTTGTCGCCCAGCAGATAATATTGCACCAGAAATGAACATCTTAGAGCAAGAGTTTGACAAAATTGTTGCAGAAAAAGGCTTAACTGTAGCCGACGATAAAATTGATGATTTATTGACTTATGCCTTATTCCCACAAGTCGGTATTAATTTTATAAAAAATCGCAATAACGCTGAATTTTTTGAATCTGTTCCAGAGGCAGGTAATAGCGTTAATAATTCGACCGAAGAGGGCAGTTATACAGTTTCATTTAAAGGCACTTCTTATAAGGTTGATGTTTCTGCAGGTGGCAATATTACTTCTATGAAGTCAGCCTCTGATGCAACTGTATCAGCAACCACACCAGCAAAAAAAGAAATGATTGAGAAACTACCTGCAGCAGGTACTGAAGACATTGGCGCTCCTCTTTCTGGTAATATTTGGAAGGTAATGGTATTGCCACATCAGAAAATTAATGAAGGCGATGTTTTGGTTATTTTAGAAGCCATGAAAATGGAAACTGAAATCAAAGCGGCAAGAGGCGGCGTGGTCGCCAGCGTCAGCGTTAAAGAAGGCGATGCGGTAACAGTGGGTCAAACTTTATTGAGCATGGTATAG
- a CDS encoding OadG family protein yields the protein MEQVDLMAEALNLTLFGMGFVFLFLTLLVFVTKLMSIIIQRKSRQASVAINGMDDELDEETKFVIEEAIKIHRGA from the coding sequence ATGGAACAAGTAGATTTAATGGCAGAAGCGTTAAACCTAACCCTGTTTGGGATGGGTTTTGTCTTTTTGTTTTTGACTTTATTGGTGTTTGTTACCAAATTAATGTCAATTATTATTCAAAGAAAAAGTAGGCAGGCATCAGTGGCAATTAATGGAATGGACGATGAATTGGATGAAGAAACCAAGTTTGTCATTGAAGAAGCCATTAAGATACATAGGGGGGCGTAG
- the infA gene encoding translation initiation factor IF-1 — protein MSKSDYIELEGVVKEKLPNTTFTVELENGHSVLAHISGKIRKHYIRILPGDRVTVEMTPYDLTKGRITFRHK, from the coding sequence ATGTCGAAAAGTGATTACATTGAATTAGAAGGTGTTGTTAAGGAAAAATTACCAAATACCACTTTTACTGTTGAGCTAGAGAATGGGCACAGTGTATTGGCACATATTTCTGGTAAGATTCGTAAACACTATATTCGTATTTTGCCAGGAGATAGGGTAACGGTAGAAATGACACCTTACGACCTAACCAAAGGTAGAATTACCTTTAGACATAAATAA
- the metF gene encoding methylenetetrahydrofolate reductase [NAD(P)H], translated as MKTSFEFFPPRTEKGKQNLAQVRQELSVIQPDYFSVTFGAGGTTQDATLETILNIQKNDTIPAAPHLSCIGSEKENIIELLDQYKAAGVNRIVALRGDIPSGVRDIGDFHYANELVEFIKTHYNEQFHIEVAAYPEMHPQAKNIHADLQHFANKVKTGADSAITQYFYNADAYFRFVDDIEKLGINIPITPGIMPITNYAQLVRFSQMCGAEIPKWILERLKLYENDLDALSAFGTEVVTNLCQTLKSQGVESFHFYSMNRSQPSLDIAKTVL; from the coding sequence ATGAAAACAAGTTTTGAATTTTTTCCACCAAGAACTGAAAAAGGTAAGCAAAATTTAGCGCAAGTTCGACAAGAATTAAGCGTTATTCAGCCAGACTATTTCTCCGTTACTTTTGGCGCTGGTGGCACAACACAAGACGCCACATTGGAGACAATATTAAACATTCAGAAAAATGACACCATTCCTGCCGCCCCTCATTTGTCTTGTATTGGTTCTGAGAAAGAGAATATTATTGAGTTACTTGACCAATATAAAGCAGCTGGTGTTAATCGTATTGTGGCTTTGCGTGGCGATATTCCATCGGGTGTGCGTGATATTGGTGATTTCCATTATGCCAATGAATTGGTTGAATTTATCAAGACACACTATAACGAGCAATTTCATATTGAAGTGGCGGCTTATCCTGAAATGCACCCACAAGCAAAAAACATTCACGCTGATTTACAACATTTTGCCAACAAAGTGAAAACCGGTGCAGATAGTGCAATTACGCAGTATTTTTATAATGCAGATGCCTATTTTAGATTTGTCGATGACATTGAAAAACTTGGTATTAATATTCCAATAACACCCGGTATTATGCCAATCACTAACTATGCGCAATTGGTTAGATTTTCTCAGATGTGTGGTGCAGAAATTCCAAAATGGATTTTAGAAAGATTAAAATTGTATGAAAATGATCTTGATGCACTCAGTGCATTCGGCACAGAAGTGGTTACTAACTTATGTCAAACACTCAAAAGCCAAGGGGTAGAAAGTTTTCATTTTTATTCAATGAACCGCTCACAGCCTTCATTAGATATTGCCAAAACTGTTTTATAA
- a CDS encoding uroporphyrinogen-III synthase: MRILLTRALSQVQPLQTLLSEQGYQPVLFPTLEIELLNNKPLKTHYNVLIFISANAVEHGLETLKILDYQQTTKIFAVGAATAKKLEEYGIQVDAFPAQKASSEALLAMSELQALHHQTVLIFRGKGGRETLKDSLSKNNKVEYIEVYQRVRCNITPLHRDSLLNFLQSNQGIVTATSVENLSALVFMIKQIDTKALNLIKRYPLVVLSERIKVFAQSIGFNQIKVAIETRDEGLLKAIQCSL, translated from the coding sequence TTGCGTATATTGTTAACGCGCGCACTGTCACAAGTTCAACCGTTGCAAACTTTACTCAGTGAGCAGGGTTATCAGCCAGTGTTATTCCCTACTTTAGAGATTGAGTTACTCAATAATAAGCCTCTTAAAACGCATTACAATGTATTGATTTTTATCAGCGCTAATGCAGTTGAACATGGATTAGAAACTTTAAAAATATTGGATTATCAACAAACCACCAAGATTTTTGCCGTAGGCGCTGCAACTGCAAAAAAGTTGGAAGAGTATGGTATTCAAGTTGATGCTTTTCCAGCGCAAAAAGCGTCAAGCGAAGCTTTATTGGCAATGAGTGAATTGCAAGCACTGCATCATCAAACTGTTTTGATTTTTCGAGGCAAAGGCGGTAGGGAAACCCTTAAAGACAGTTTGAGTAAAAATAATAAAGTTGAGTACATTGAAGTTTATCAGCGTGTGCGGTGTAATATCACACCTTTACATCGCGATTCTTTGTTGAATTTCTTACAAAGCAATCAAGGCATTGTTACTGCCACCAGCGTTGAAAATCTTTCTGCACTAGTGTTTATGATTAAACAGATTGACACAAAAGCACTGAACTTAATTAAGCGTTATCCACTTGTAGTATTAAGCGAACGCATTAAAGTTTTTGCACAATCTATAGGTTTTAATCAAATTAAAGTGGCAATAGAAACCCGTGATGAGGGGCTACTTAAAGCCATTCAATGTAGTTTATAA
- a CDS encoding calcium/sodium antiporter: protein MINILLSIVAILTGFVLLIWSADTFTNNGAKIATIFKVSPLVIGLLIFGFGTSAPEMLVSGLAAMDGKTGLSIGNAIGSNIFNIALVLGISAIIAPIEVKSEILKKEWVFLMFVTIVTGFLLWDKHLGVVDGVILVFLLTLFLTYTLITAKNKNNHEFDELEQVIDKGQVGKTWLMLIVGLVVLVSSAKMIVWGGVEIAQIFGVSDLIIGLSVIALGTSLPELAVSISSVLKKQYEMVVGNVIGSNLFNTVAVLAIPGLIHPSTVADGVIYRDYPVMLLLTILLFIVSYKFHKKHIINRLEGVILVGVFSVYMWQLF, encoded by the coding sequence ATGATCAACATTCTACTATCAATTGTCGCTATTTTAACAGGTTTTGTACTTTTAATTTGGAGTGCAGATACATTTACCAACAATGGGGCAAAAATTGCCACTATTTTTAAAGTGTCGCCTTTGGTAATTGGCTTACTTATCTTCGGTTTCGGCACTTCTGCACCAGAAATGCTGGTATCTGGTTTGGCGGCAATGGATGGAAAAACAGGGTTGAGTATTGGCAATGCCATTGGTTCCAATATTTTTAATATCGCTCTTGTGCTAGGTATTAGCGCTATTATTGCCCCTATTGAAGTAAAAAGTGAAATTTTAAAAAAAGAATGGGTGTTCTTAATGTTTGTAACGATTGTTACTGGTTTTTTATTATGGGACAAGCATCTTGGTGTGGTTGATGGGGTAATCTTGGTATTCTTATTAACTTTATTCTTAACTTATACTTTAATAACTGCCAAGAACAAAAACAATCACGAGTTTGACGAACTAGAACAAGTGATTGACAAAGGCCAAGTGGGCAAAACTTGGCTCATGCTTATCGTTGGATTAGTGGTATTGGTTTCTAGTGCGAAAATGATTGTGTGGGGTGGTGTAGAAATTGCACAAATTTTTGGCGTGTCGGATTTAATCATTGGCTTAAGTGTGATTGCACTTGGCACCAGTTTGCCTGAACTGGCGGTATCCATCAGCAGTGTTTTGAAAAAACAATATGAAATGGTGGTCGGCAATGTCATTGGCTCTAATTTGTTTAATACTGTGGCTGTGCTTGCTATTCCTGGGCTAATTCACCCCTCTACTGTGGCAGATGGTGTCATTTATAGAGATTATCCTGTTATGTTGCTGCTCACCATCTTATTATTCATTGTTTCTTACAAATTCCATAAAAAACACATTATTAACCGCCTTGAAGGGGTGATTTTGGTCGGCGTATTTAGTGTTTATATGTGGCAATTATTTTGA
- the tsaE gene encoding tRNA (adenosine(37)-N6)-threonylcarbamoyltransferase complex ATPase subunit type 1 TsaE: MNRTFHSEAEIQQFAQTLAHYVQNLKHSIVIYLEGDLGAGKTTLARGFIQTFGFQRVKSPTYSLVESYQNQTISIHHFDCYRLSDPEELEYIGIREYSTGNHIQLIEWAELGKGMIAPADLIIHISGEDNSRTLALTAQSNIGEKLLQFLETA, translated from the coding sequence TTGAATAGAACTTTTCATAGTGAGGCTGAAATACAGCAATTTGCTCAAACCTTAGCGCACTATGTGCAAAATCTCAAGCATTCAATTGTGATTTATTTAGAGGGGGATTTGGGCGCAGGAAAAACCACATTGGCACGAGGATTTATTCAAACCTTTGGCTTTCAACGCGTCAAAAGCCCCACTTATTCTTTGGTTGAAAGTTATCAAAATCAAACTATTAGCATTCATCATTTTGATTGTTATCGCCTAAGTGACCCCGAGGAATTGGAATATATCGGCATCCGTGAATACTCAACAGGCAATCATATTCAACTGATTGAATGGGCAGAATTAGGCAAAGGTATGATTGCTCCTGCCGATTTAATCATTCACATTAGTGGTGAAGACAACAGCAGAACTTTAGCACTCACGGCACAGAGCAATATTGGGGAGAAATTACTACAGTTTTTGGAAACGGCATAA
- a CDS encoding HesB/IscA family protein — protein sequence MITITKRAAEEIGLSTQNPDAQGLLMRFAIDKTDQGFQYLMGFDERTDADIHLESNGIEYVLTYAQKALLEGMVVDFDEIDTEGGYGFIFMNPNDPNYEPPEERIAPKKS from the coding sequence ATGATTACCATTACTAAACGCGCCGCTGAAGAAATCGGACTTTCTACTCAAAACCCTGATGCACAAGGCTTGTTAATGCGTTTTGCAATTGATAAAACCGATCAAGGCTTTCAATATTTAATGGGCTTTGATGAGCGCACCGATGCTGATATTCATCTGGAATCAAATGGCATTGAATATGTACTTACCTACGCACAAAAAGCGTTGTTAGAGGGTATGGTGGTTGATTTTGATGAAATTGATACTGAGGGCGGTTATGGGTTTATTTTTATGAATCCAAACGATCCAAATTATGAGCCACCCGAAGAGCGTATTGCACCTAAAAAGTCTTAA